In Moritella sp. F3, one DNA window encodes the following:
- a CDS encoding Qnr family pentapeptide repeat protein, with amino-acid sequence MKTTDNTFIETDFSDQDLESMIFTRCAFYRCDFNHAQLNDAEFIDCQFFESGNLSGCRFDYADLKGCSFKHCDLNMSQFIGAECFGIEFRGCNLQGTDFNRASFANYITHKTFFCSAYISQCNLSYANLADQRLEKCELYENRWTGCNLVGASLQGSDLSRGEFSQEIWSQFNLQHCNLSHVDLTGLDPRRVNLQGVTICSWQQEQLLAPFGLIIGSD; translated from the coding sequence ATGAAGACGACCGATAATACTTTTATTGAAACTGATTTTAGCGATCAAGATTTAGAATCGATGATTTTTACGCGCTGTGCTTTTTACCGTTGTGATTTTAATCATGCGCAGTTAAATGATGCCGAATTTATAGATTGCCAATTCTTTGAATCGGGTAACCTGTCTGGTTGTCGATTTGATTACGCCGACTTGAAAGGGTGCAGTTTTAAACATTGTGACTTAAATATGAGTCAATTTATTGGGGCTGAATGTTTTGGTATTGAATTTCGAGGTTGTAATCTGCAAGGTACAGATTTTAACCGAGCTAGCTTTGCTAATTATATCACGCATAAAACCTTCTTCTGTTCTGCATATATAAGCCAATGTAACTTGAGTTATGCCAACCTTGCCGATCAACGCCTCGAAAAATGTGAGTTGTATGAAAACCGCTGGACCGGCTGTAATTTAGTTGGGGCATCATTGCAGGGCTCAGATCTGAGTCGTGGCGAGTTCTCGCAAGAGATTTGGTCACAGTTTAATCTTCAGCATTGTAATTTAAGTCATGTGGATCTTACTGGGCTTGACCCTCGACGGGTGAATTTGCAGGGCGTGACGATTTGCAGTTGGCAGCAGGAACAACTATTAGCCCCTTTTGGATTGATCATTGGTAGTGATTAA
- the xerC gene encoding tyrosine recombinase XerC, translating to MTTPSKNNIAAGSELPVPCELPIQLLKPIDRFLRYITSERQLSLHTARNYRRHLTLFAEQMLTLPITEWHALDASQVRKLATLNHKLGLSPRSLATKLSALRSFCDYLVLQGDLSANPAKGVSAPRQHKALPKNLDVDEINQLLAVSNAEEKDAPFLVLRDKAMMELMYSAGLRLDELVNLDLKDVKLSDKTMRVIGKGNKQRQLPIGSVAISALKAWLKVRGEYADSTQPALFISQLRRRISHRSVQSRMAKWGQQQTLTSHVHPHKLRHSFATHMLESSGDLRAVQELLGHANISTTQIYTSLDFQHLAKVYDAAHPRAKKKNRED from the coding sequence GTGACAACGCCATCAAAAAATAATATCGCAGCAGGTAGTGAGCTACCTGTACCTTGCGAACTACCGATACAATTGCTTAAACCGATAGACCGTTTTTTACGTTATATCACCAGTGAGCGTCAATTGAGTTTGCATACCGCGCGTAATTATCGTCGCCATTTGACGCTATTCGCCGAGCAAATGCTGACATTACCTATCACGGAATGGCATGCGCTTGACGCATCCCAAGTGCGTAAGCTAGCGACTTTAAATCATAAATTGGGTTTATCGCCACGCAGCTTGGCCACTAAATTATCCGCATTGCGCAGTTTTTGTGATTATTTAGTACTGCAAGGTGACTTGAGCGCCAACCCAGCCAAAGGCGTATCTGCTCCTCGACAACATAAAGCGTTACCTAAGAATCTTGATGTTGATGAAATTAATCAACTACTCGCTGTATCCAATGCGGAAGAAAAAGATGCTCCGTTTTTAGTGCTGCGTGATAAAGCCATGATGGAGTTAATGTACTCGGCAGGCTTGCGGTTAGACGAATTGGTTAACTTAGATTTAAAAGACGTTAAGTTAAGCGATAAAACGATGCGCGTGATTGGTAAAGGCAATAAACAACGTCAATTACCCATCGGCAGTGTGGCGATCTCGGCATTAAAAGCGTGGCTAAAAGTACGTGGTGAATACGCTGATAGCACGCAACCTGCATTATTTATTAGTCAATTGCGCCGTCGGATCTCACATCGCAGTGTACAAAGCCGAATGGCGAAGTGGGGGCAACAACAAACACTGACGAGTCATGTACATCCGCATAAATTACGTCATTCATTTGCCACTCATATGCTTGAATCCAGTGGCGATTTACGTGCCGTACAAGAATTATTGGGGCATGCTAATATCAGTACCACTCAAATCTACACCAGTTTGGACTTTCAACATCTGGCTAAGGTATATGATGCTGCCCACCCTCGAGCAAAGAAAAAGAACAGAGAGGATTGA
- a CDS encoding class I adenylate cyclase, with translation MQNKIVELKQKAKLFNQLRLDRALSLMDDNGREVTAILPLLLHCNHPNLPVYLAGTVPYGICLFTPDEQQQDYLTALNIELDDKCATCSPIYSLYAMGSTGSIGQNWRSDLDIWVCHDPAMSEEQAQLLEQKCTLITAWAETYHVEVNFFLIAEDKFRKVNNAVMTKESCGSAQHFLLLDEFYRSALRIAGKPSLWHILPVEFDNNYDDYVDELVADGIIDREEWVDLGGFPRIPAEEYFGSALWQLYKGIDSPYKAVLKTLLMEAYSAEYPNNRLLSQIMKENFQLASSLQLELSHDTYYQILVKVTAYLEKIGDNARVDLLRRCFYLKMFSGNCAAEKLARPEWHRTSVAEVISEWDWHPDRIAHLDNRDNWKIEQVQEAHPELLDAMMKGYRNLIGFARRNNISESINPADIGILSRKLYAAFESLPGKVTYINPQISPDLSEQQLSFVQVPDGRFNNSGWYLYNSSLEPMQIVGRKPLEHNGYLSKLVAWSYFNGLMADKTEVDIFNQDSDMNSDVLNSFCKDLKSKFPIQAKPASNQALSRPCEIRDLSIFLNLEHDPTNHWGGRIIEFDTNTSDVFSFGDCKACLVGSIDLIYRNSWNEVRTLHFSGEERIVDALTTIMGKMHQDATEPDSIKVFCYSLHFRGLIRHSFERLVRDCISTRLQRDKDQVVKMLTISDDRFGIYFERRGVSIRKLETSLDLYNHISERKLEQMPLRIDKTTTAEGTPLAVESHSSEGLVQFFFENYKNGFNVYIVDEANRVETYQHLSGNKDELIKGVHRFYTNSQEESRNEGTFANFNLPQFYDIVYSESQELEVIPYVSTK, from the coding sequence TTGCAGAATAAAATTGTTGAACTGAAACAGAAAGCTAAGTTGTTCAACCAACTTAGACTTGATCGTGCCTTATCCTTAATGGATGACAATGGGCGCGAAGTGACAGCTATTTTACCTCTTTTACTGCATTGTAATCACCCTAATCTACCTGTTTATCTAGCAGGAACAGTACCTTATGGTATTTGCCTATTTACACCTGACGAACAACAGCAAGATTATTTAACGGCATTAAATATTGAGTTAGATGACAAATGTGCAACGTGTTCGCCTATATATAGCTTATATGCCATGGGCAGTACCGGATCTATTGGCCAAAATTGGCGCAGTGATCTCGACATTTGGGTATGCCATGATCCAGCTATGAGTGAAGAACAAGCGCAGTTATTAGAGCAGAAATGCACGCTAATCACCGCGTGGGCAGAGACCTATCATGTCGAAGTTAACTTTTTTCTGATTGCAGAAGATAAGTTCCGAAAAGTAAATAATGCGGTGATGACAAAAGAAAGTTGTGGCAGCGCCCAACACTTTCTTTTGTTAGATGAATTTTATCGTAGTGCTTTGCGGATCGCAGGTAAACCCAGCCTTTGGCACATTTTACCTGTAGAATTTGATAATAATTATGATGACTATGTCGATGAATTGGTGGCTGATGGCATCATTGATCGTGAAGAGTGGGTTGATTTAGGTGGTTTTCCACGTATTCCAGCTGAAGAGTATTTTGGTTCTGCATTGTGGCAGCTTTATAAAGGTATTGATTCCCCTTACAAAGCGGTATTGAAAACGTTATTAATGGAAGCCTACTCTGCGGAATACCCAAATAACCGCTTATTATCGCAAATAATGAAAGAAAACTTTCAATTAGCCTCTTCACTGCAGTTGGAATTGTCACACGATACTTATTATCAAATTTTAGTAAAAGTAACTGCTTATCTTGAAAAGATAGGCGATAACGCGCGTGTTGATTTATTACGTCGTTGTTTTTACTTAAAAATGTTCAGTGGTAATTGCGCTGCGGAAAAACTAGCGCGTCCAGAATGGCATCGTACTTCTGTGGCAGAGGTTATCAGTGAATGGGACTGGCATCCCGATCGTATTGCTCATCTTGATAATCGTGACAATTGGAAAATTGAGCAAGTACAAGAGGCGCATCCCGAATTACTTGATGCAATGATGAAGGGTTATCGTAACCTTATTGGCTTTGCTCGTCGTAATAATATCAGTGAATCGATTAATCCTGCTGATATCGGTATTTTGTCCCGTAAGTTATATGCTGCATTTGAATCTTTGCCGGGTAAAGTGACTTATATTAACCCGCAGATATCACCTGACTTATCCGAACAGCAACTTAGTTTTGTACAAGTTCCCGATGGCCGTTTTAATAATTCCGGCTGGTACTTATATAATTCATCGCTTGAACCAATGCAGATTGTTGGTCGTAAACCATTGGAACATAACGGTTATCTAAGTAAGCTGGTTGCCTGGAGTTACTTTAATGGCTTGATGGCAGATAAAACTGAAGTCGATATTTTTAATCAAGACTCTGATATGAATAGCGATGTATTGAATTCATTCTGTAAAGATCTTAAGAGTAAATTTCCGATACAAGCAAAACCTGCATCGAATCAAGCGTTAAGCCGACCTTGCGAGATTCGTGATTTATCTATATTTTTAAATTTAGAGCACGATCCGACGAACCATTGGGGCGGTCGTATTATTGAATTTGATACCAATACCAGTGATGTCTTCTCGTTTGGTGATTGTAAAGCCTGCTTAGTCGGTAGTATTGATCTTATTTATCGTAATTCCTGGAATGAAGTGCGCACGCTGCATTTTTCTGGTGAAGAGCGTATTGTTGACGCATTGACGACTATCATGGGCAAAATGCATCAAGATGCGACGGAACCTGATTCGATTAAAGTGTTCTGTTATAGCTTACATTTTCGTGGTTTGATCCGTCATAGCTTTGAGCGTTTGGTACGAGATTGTATTAGTACGCGGTTACAACGTGATAAAGACCAGGTAGTTAAAATGCTGACTATTAGTGATGACCGCTTTGGTATTTATTTTGAGCGTCGTGGCGTGTCTATTCGTAAACTTGAGACATCTCTTGATTTATATAACCATATTTCTGAACGCAAGTTAGAGCAAATGCCATTGCGTATTGATAAAACGACAACGGCAGAAGGTACACCTCTTGCGGTTGAGTCACATTCGTCAGAAGGTTTGGTACAGTTCTTTTTTGAGAATTATAAAAATGGCTTTAACGTCTATATTGTTGATGAAGCTAACCGTGTCGAAACGTACCAGCATTTAAGTGGCAATAAAGATGAGCTGATCAAAGGTGTTCATCGTTTTTATACCAACTCTCAAGAAGAATCCCGCAACGAAGGTACGTTTGCTAATTTCAACTTACCACAATTTTACGATATCGTTTATTCTGAAAGCCAAGAGTTAGAAGTTATTCCTTACGTATCGACGAAATAG
- a CDS encoding lipoprotein: MSQVRKTTFITLALLFSASLLSGCGISGPLYAPGTGPDAGKTKPKQAETSVVSNAESETPSEATE; encoded by the coding sequence ATGAGCCAAGTAAGAAAAACAACATTTATTACATTAGCCTTGTTATTTAGTGCTAGCTTGTTGAGTGGTTGTGGTATTTCAGGTCCTTTGTATGCACCTGGAACAGGACCTGATGCGGGAAAAACTAAGCCAAAACAGGCCGAGACAAGTGTTGTTAGTAATGCTGAAAGTGAAACGCCAAGTGAGGCAACTGAATAA
- a CDS encoding DUF484 family protein, with translation MIDVSASVLNVEPPTISEQDVIAFLQAEPDFFVRNNDLVDSLSISHGQQGSVSLVTIRLERQRQRIADLEQQLQQLVAIAADNDKLFRIYADIYTALFHCTSVMQMQRILVNEIQSQLPLAAVNLHLNEAYFHLKSQYLPLAISAGQLIRIRQQQFAGGDHYFGPVTGVDKALLFGQDALVNSVALMALGERGEYGLLAIGSANGDHYQAGMDNLLLGQLCRIISTLLPQLMPLRDNAIKK, from the coding sequence ATGATCGATGTGTCAGCGTCGGTGTTAAATGTGGAACCGCCCACTATTTCAGAGCAGGATGTGATTGCTTTTTTACAGGCGGAACCGGATTTTTTTGTACGCAATAATGATTTAGTTGATTCTCTGTCTATTTCTCATGGTCAGCAAGGCAGCGTATCTTTAGTGACTATACGGTTAGAGCGTCAACGCCAACGCATTGCTGATTTAGAACAACAGTTACAACAATTAGTGGCGATTGCCGCTGACAACGATAAATTATTTCGTATTTATGCGGATATTTATACGGCACTGTTTCATTGTACTTCAGTGATGCAGATGCAGCGTATTTTAGTCAATGAGATCCAGTCTCAGTTGCCTTTAGCGGCTGTTAATTTACATCTTAATGAAGCTTATTTTCACCTCAAATCGCAATATTTACCTCTCGCTATCTCAGCTGGACAATTAATTCGCATTCGTCAGCAACAATTTGCCGGAGGTGATCATTATTTTGGACCTGTTACGGGTGTGGATAAAGCCTTATTGTTTGGTCAAGATGCTTTGGTTAACTCAGTGGCCTTAATGGCATTGGGTGAACGCGGTGAGTATGGTTTACTCGCTATTGGTAGTGCTAATGGGGATCATTACCAAGCGGGTATGGATAACTTGCTGTTAGGTCAACTTTGTCGCATTATCTCTACCCTGTTACCGCAACTGATGCCTTTACGTGACAACGCCATCAAAAAATAA
- the cyaY gene encoding iron donor protein CyaY — MTDSEFHEQVDELLISFEEIIDDSDVELDYENSNSILTLYCRDGSQIILNKQAPLHQLWVATKANGHHFAFTNDAWIDNRTQQELSVVLTDAVKNQGGEDVSF, encoded by the coding sequence ATGACTGATTCAGAATTCCACGAACAAGTAGATGAGCTATTAATTAGCTTTGAAGAGATCATTGATGACAGTGATGTTGAGCTCGATTATGAAAACAGCAACAGTATTTTGACTTTATACTGCCGTGACGGTTCGCAAATCATTTTGAACAAACAAGCGCCATTACATCAGCTTTGGGTAGCAACAAAAGCCAATGGCCATCATTTTGCATTTACCAACGATGCATGGATTGATAACCGCACCCAACAAGAATTATCAGTGGTATTAACTGATGCCGTTAAAAATCAAGGCGGCGAAGACGTTAGCTTTTAA
- the dapF gene encoding diaminopimelate epimerase, giving the protein MFIQFSKMHGLGNDFMVVDCVTQNVFFNNDNIRRLADRNTGIGFDQLLVVEAPYDPDLDFHYRIFNSDGSEVEQCGNGARCFASFVRHKGLTNKSKIAVSTSAGKISLQVEYDGQITVNMGVPELAPDKIPFRAKQQEKTYILRALESTVFCGAVSMGNPHCVTLVDDIETAPLADLGHAIAHHERFPNRVNAGFMQVLSPDHAKLRVYERGVGETQACGTGACAAAVVGQLQGKLGQDVCMELPGGKLQISWRGPGTPVFMTGPATHVYDGQINI; this is encoded by the coding sequence ATGTTTATACAGTTTTCAAAAATGCACGGTTTGGGTAATGATTTCATGGTTGTTGACTGTGTTACTCAAAATGTATTTTTTAATAATGACAATATCCGACGCTTAGCGGATAGAAATACCGGTATTGGCTTTGATCAGTTGTTAGTGGTTGAAGCGCCTTATGATCCTGATCTTGATTTTCATTATCGCATTTTTAATTCTGACGGTAGTGAAGTAGAGCAGTGTGGCAATGGTGCACGCTGTTTTGCGAGTTTTGTTCGTCATAAAGGTTTAACGAATAAGAGTAAAATTGCGGTAAGTACCAGTGCTGGTAAGATTTCCTTGCAGGTTGAATATGATGGCCAGATCACGGTGAACATGGGGGTGCCTGAATTAGCCCCTGATAAAATTCCATTTCGAGCCAAGCAACAAGAAAAAACCTATATTTTACGCGCATTAGAAAGCACGGTATTTTGTGGCGCGGTATCTATGGGTAATCCACATTGTGTGACATTAGTTGATGATATTGAGACGGCACCCTTAGCAGACCTAGGTCATGCGATTGCCCACCATGAACGTTTCCCTAATCGTGTTAATGCTGGCTTTATGCAAGTATTGTCGCCTGACCACGCTAAGTTACGTGTTTATGAGCGTGGTGTTGGTGAAACGCAAGCGTGTGGTACAGGTGCTTGTGCGGCAGCTGTTGTCGGTCAATTGCAAGGTAAACTAGGTCAAGATGTATGTATGGAACTGCCTGGCGGTAAATTACAAATATCATGGCGTGGTCCAGGTACTCCGGTCTTTATGACGGGACCTGCAACACATGTTTACGATGGACAGATAAATATATGA
- the lysA gene encoding diaminopimelate decarboxylase has product MDYFNYQDDGQLFAELCAVADVAKKFGTPTYVYSRATIERHWHAFNDAAGEHPHLVCYAVKANSNIAVLNVMARLGSGFDIVSGGELLRVIAAGGDPSKIVFSGVGKTVAEINLALDHQIHCFNVESTSELERINEVALSRGVQAPVSIRVNPNIDAGTHPYISTGLKENKFGIDIDLAEGVYQAASKMAGIKLNGVDCHIGSQLTELSPFLEAVDKLLVLIDKLSAQGIVLAHLDVGGGLGVPYEGETPPLPAEYAQALKDKLAGRKLALIFEPGRAIMANAGILVSKVEYIKLTEHKNFAIVDAAMNDLIRPALYSAWQAIVPVNKSLVRESRNYDVVGPICETGDFLGKNRDLTIAMDDYIVVRSAGAYGSTMSSNYNSRSRPAEVMVDGDVAHLIRRREELAEIWKDETILPA; this is encoded by the coding sequence TTGGATTACTTTAATTATCAGGATGATGGCCAGTTATTTGCGGAACTGTGTGCTGTAGCTGACGTAGCAAAAAAGTTTGGTACACCGACGTATGTATATAGCCGAGCGACGATCGAACGTCATTGGCATGCATTTAATGATGCTGCTGGTGAACATCCACATTTGGTTTGTTATGCCGTAAAAGCTAATTCAAATATTGCTGTGCTTAACGTGATGGCGCGTTTAGGTTCAGGCTTTGATATTGTTTCTGGTGGTGAGTTATTACGCGTTATAGCAGCCGGTGGTGATCCAAGCAAAATCGTATTTTCTGGTGTTGGTAAAACAGTCGCTGAAATTAATTTAGCACTCGATCATCAAATTCATTGTTTCAATGTTGAATCAACATCAGAACTCGAGCGTATTAATGAAGTCGCGCTAAGTCGCGGTGTGCAAGCGCCAGTGTCTATTCGCGTAAATCCGAATATTGATGCAGGAACGCACCCGTATATTTCAACGGGTTTAAAAGAAAATAAATTCGGTATCGATATCGACCTTGCTGAAGGCGTTTATCAAGCGGCTAGCAAAATGGCTGGTATTAAATTGAATGGCGTTGATTGCCATATCGGTTCTCAGTTAACCGAGCTTTCACCGTTTTTAGAAGCGGTAGATAAGTTACTGGTATTAATTGATAAACTATCAGCACAAGGTATTGTACTTGCACACCTTGATGTAGGCGGCGGTTTAGGCGTTCCTTATGAAGGCGAAACACCACCATTACCAGCGGAATATGCGCAGGCACTAAAAGATAAATTAGCTGGTCGTAAACTGGCACTTATTTTTGAACCTGGTCGTGCGATCATGGCGAATGCCGGTATTTTGGTCAGTAAAGTTGAGTATATTAAACTTACTGAACATAAAAACTTTGCTATCGTTGATGCAGCGATGAATGATCTGATTCGTCCTGCGTTATACAGTGCGTGGCAAGCTATTGTACCAGTGAATAAATCATTAGTGCGTGAATCTCGAAACTATGATGTTGTTGGTCCAATTTGTGAAACTGGTGATTTTTTAGGTAAGAATCGTGATTTAACGATCGCGATGGATGATTATATCGTGGTGCGCTCTGCCGGTGCTTATGGCTCAACAATGAGTTCTAACTATAATTCGCGTAGTCGTCCTGCAGAAGTAATGGTTGATGGTGATGTCGCTCATTTGATCCGCCGCAGAGAAGAACTTGCAGAAATCTGGAAAGATGAAACGATTTTACCTGCGTAA
- a CDS encoding HAD-IA family hydrolase, whose translation MKFYRRLQQIKAMSFDLDDTLYDNGPVVRRAETWMHMHLRSQYPQITHLDSHAWLQLQRQVIHQQPTLVHDVSAIRIACLTVLFLRHGYSEQDARSVAEGIFKQVLAVRSDFVVPENTFAVLSELASKVPLIAVTNGNVDTDKIGLTPFFTAVIKPGNGLRMKPYPDLFTLAADTLALPPQHILHVGDHLKSDVAGAISNGFMSAWFNDQQQSLMTSNKTSHLPDIEITHLDELTSLL comes from the coding sequence ATGAAATTCTATCGACGATTACAACAGATCAAAGCCATGAGTTTCGATCTAGACGATACCTTATATGACAATGGTCCCGTGGTACGCCGAGCTGAAACGTGGATGCATATGCATTTGCGCAGTCAATATCCACAGATTACCCATTTAGACAGTCATGCTTGGTTACAGTTACAACGCCAGGTGATTCACCAACAGCCGACTTTGGTGCATGATGTCAGTGCGATCCGTATTGCTTGTTTAACGGTATTATTTTTACGTCACGGTTATAGTGAGCAGGATGCCCGTTCAGTCGCTGAAGGTATTTTTAAGCAAGTACTTGCGGTGCGCAGTGACTTTGTTGTGCCAGAAAATACGTTTGCCGTGTTATCTGAATTGGCGAGTAAAGTGCCGTTAATTGCTGTGACTAACGGTAATGTCGATACCGATAAAATTGGCCTCACGCCTTTTTTTACCGCGGTGATAAAACCGGGCAATGGATTAAGAATGAAACCGTATCCAGATTTGTTCACGCTTGCGGCTGACACGTTAGCATTACCACCCCAACATATTCTCCATGTCGGTGATCATCTTAAGTCTGATGTCGCTGGTGCAATCAGTAATGGCTTCATGTCAGCTTGGTTTAATGATCAACAACAATCGTTAATGACAAGTAACAAAACCAGTCATTTACCCGATATTGAAATAACGCACTTGGATGAATTAACAAGCCTGTTATAA